One genomic segment of Catalinimonas alkaloidigena includes these proteins:
- a CDS encoding calcium/sodium antiporter produces the protein MLTDVLLIVVSLILLYFGASWLVNGASALATRLGVTPLIIGLTVVAFGTSTPELIVSIQAALQGNGGISIGNVVGSNIFNIGVILGVSALCYPIKVKAEVLRLDVPVMLLTALLFFVFFLNYELSRLEGMVLLIGSIGYTLFNVRKARQANAEVQEEFQEAMPKTSRHWAIEVLFILLGLGVLIFGSDLLVNHAVSLAKRFQVSDVVIGLTIVAAGTSMPELATSVVAAIKKQSDIALGNVVGSNIYNILIILGVSTLITPIKAPDIALVDSLVMVGISVLLIPLVKTGFILKRWEGALLLGVYGAYLFYLLAV, from the coding sequence GTAAACGGCGCCAGTGCTTTAGCGACTCGTTTAGGCGTAACACCCCTGATCATTGGTCTGACAGTAGTTGCTTTCGGTACCAGTACCCCTGAACTTATCGTCAGCATACAGGCTGCCTTGCAGGGAAATGGTGGTATATCTATCGGGAATGTGGTAGGTTCCAACATTTTTAACATAGGCGTGATTTTGGGAGTTTCCGCGCTTTGTTATCCCATTAAAGTCAAAGCAGAAGTACTCCGCCTGGATGTGCCGGTGATGTTGCTGACAGCCCTGCTATTCTTTGTTTTCTTTTTGAACTACGAACTGAGCCGCCTGGAAGGAATGGTATTGCTGATCGGCAGCATAGGCTATACTTTGTTTAATGTCCGTAAAGCCCGGCAGGCAAATGCTGAAGTACAGGAAGAATTTCAGGAAGCCATGCCTAAAACTTCCCGGCACTGGGCCATAGAAGTACTCTTCATATTGCTGGGCCTGGGCGTATTGATCTTTGGCTCAGATCTGCTGGTCAATCATGCTGTCAGCCTGGCCAAACGTTTTCAGGTCAGCGATGTAGTGATTGGCCTGACCATCGTGGCAGCAGGTACAAGTATGCCGGAACTGGCGACTTCGGTAGTGGCAGCCATCAAAAAGCAGTCGGATATCGCTTTGGGAAATGTGGTTGGTTCTAATATTTATAATATTCTGATCATTCTGGGAGTCTCTACCCTGATTACCCCCATCAAAGCGCCGGACATTGCCCTGGTGGATAGCCTGGTGATGGTAGGCATTTCTGTTCTTTTGATCCCCCTGGTCAAAACAGGATTTATCCTGAAACGCTGGGAAGGGGCACTCTTGCTAGGCGTATATGGGGCTTATCTGTTCTATCTTTTGGCAGTTTAA
- a CDS encoding DUF5060 domain-containing protein: MLKTLAFIFIFIILHHVTYAQEVLSENTSTAQHRGVYEVILSASPTDENPYYDIQCTVTFTKPDGTEVPVDGFYDGGLSFKARAYCDQPGTWQWQSASNNPGLDGQEGTFEVLPSNLRGKLRIHPDDPYQFAYDNGDWFLHIGDTGYRFVVASEPYWQEYIDQASEMGATKIRTWFAMDRGTVNNLFTNNQKDLALYYWKEIERRILYTLHHHPHINLQLIPYAEDTELIRKYGEGDEAAQLLAEYAQARWSAFPNVQWTITNDREISRSDSLSGRQVHYEIINQMGKDMAEREAWGTLLTNHQSRFKGYDHVDEPWSDLITLEDLDQVGGELILEYRQKRKQPVVLDEDRYELYRYPAHSRYYFRRLMWASLLSGGHATYGGLKTYLPYDGQSYIGNERAVEVSYEPHQGRDYGVSGYFDANRKGILSQGGHDFRHIHTFFEQTGLTLAGMEPDDALVGSDPYRWKCAHDDSTYIIYLANPSGTEPGTDHPSLEAPSVSMTLPRGTYTPSWFDPDSGAWVYGSDSRGGEMTLTAPGPEDWILLIRKK; this comes from the coding sequence ATGCTCAAAACGCTTGCATTCATTTTTATATTTATCATACTACATCACGTTACTTATGCGCAGGAGGTCTTGTCTGAAAATACTTCTACTGCCCAGCATCGGGGAGTCTATGAAGTTATCCTGAGCGCCAGTCCTACGGATGAAAATCCTTATTACGATATACAATGTACGGTCACTTTTACAAAACCCGATGGTACCGAAGTGCCGGTAGATGGCTTTTATGATGGTGGATTATCTTTCAAAGCCCGGGCTTACTGCGATCAGCCCGGAACATGGCAGTGGCAATCTGCTTCCAACAATCCTGGACTGGATGGGCAGGAAGGAACTTTTGAAGTACTGCCTTCCAATCTGCGAGGAAAACTCCGTATTCATCCGGATGACCCTTATCAGTTTGCCTACGACAATGGCGATTGGTTTCTCCACATCGGCGATACCGGTTATCGTTTTGTGGTAGCTTCCGAACCCTATTGGCAGGAGTATATTGACCAGGCCAGTGAGATGGGAGCGACCAAAATCCGCACCTGGTTTGCTATGGACAGAGGGACAGTCAATAACCTCTTTACAAACAATCAGAAAGACCTGGCGCTCTATTACTGGAAAGAAATTGAGCGAAGGATTTTGTACACGCTTCATCACCACCCACACATTAATTTACAGCTAATTCCTTATGCGGAAGATACCGAACTGATCAGAAAGTATGGTGAAGGAGATGAGGCGGCTCAACTGCTGGCAGAGTACGCGCAGGCACGTTGGTCGGCCTTTCCCAATGTGCAGTGGACCATCACCAACGACCGGGAGATCAGCCGAAGTGATAGCCTGAGCGGCAGGCAGGTACACTACGAAATCATCAATCAAATGGGTAAGGACATGGCGGAACGGGAAGCCTGGGGCACGCTGCTCACCAATCATCAATCACGCTTCAAAGGCTATGATCATGTGGATGAGCCCTGGTCGGATTTGATTACGCTGGAAGACCTTGACCAGGTAGGAGGAGAACTGATTCTGGAATACCGCCAGAAGAGGAAGCAGCCCGTCGTGCTGGATGAAGACCGCTACGAACTCTACCGCTATCCGGCGCACAGCAGGTATTATTTTCGCAGGCTCATGTGGGCTTCGTTACTCTCCGGAGGCCATGCTACCTACGGTGGCCTGAAGACTTACCTGCCCTATGACGGTCAGTCTTACATTGGCAATGAGCGTGCAGTGGAGGTCAGCTATGAGCCACACCAGGGCAGGGATTATGGAGTATCCGGCTACTTTGACGCTAACCGGAAAGGCATACTCTCACAGGGAGGGCATGATTTCCGCCACATCCATACCTTTTTTGAGCAGACCGGCCTGACGCTGGCAGGCATGGAGCCGGATGACGCGTTGGTAGGCAGTGACCCTTATCGGTGGAAATGTGCCCACGACGATAGCACTTACATCATCTATCTGGCTAATCCCAGCGGTACCGAACCTGGTACAGATCATCCTAGTCTGGAAGCTCCCTCGGTAAGTATGACTTTGCCCAGAGGCACCTATACTCCAAGCTGGTTTGATCCCGACTCCGGAGCCTGGGTATATGGCTCTGACAGCCGGGGAGGAGAAATGACCCTCACCGCTCCCGGTCCCGAGGACTGGATATTGCTGATAAGGAAGAAGTGA